A part of Gemmatimonadota bacterium genomic DNA contains:
- a CDS encoding DUF1592 domain-containing protein, which translates to MKRILMVIVSTLFAHSVWAELPRAFLTQYCVKCHGSSVQKADRRFDQFSETIADFKELELWQDIVDQLNLQLMPPKRQMQPGKDEVLATVQVITASIAEARMRLSGKGQHTPLRRLNAWEYRQTLGDLLGLNMEAWDPTEDFPPEVKVKGFDNNAAGLVTSGMLLDHYLRVAEEAVTRATHFEAKPEAQNYVQESPFYFTNKQANSLSLPKVFREDRFRFVSDTGYDDLTGRHYRGGHIGFYPLANGGAPVSGTYTIRVQAAAIDRNHHYDRELNDFPTGDPLVLELAAVDRKGSVVSTGNISREYTLATVELTREEPQWFEWDVYLEKGFEPEVRFRNGTLATKALVRKLTKAKNPKPEILPFVDQKAGNKRNHALLKVYRGPKLRIWEIQVSGPQEKDWPPRGHQLMYGDLKPEDLDQKRISERLRAFATTAFRRPLRPGELAPFESLAHEKLRNGMEPLTALQLGFQTILSSPAFLFLHEGEGALDDYSLAARLSYFLWSSVPDDELIALAQKKKLSDPATLSKQIHRMLKDTKSHRFVKNFIRVWLHYDNIGEMPPSPDFRVYFRDNLGPAMVTETETFFRHVLDNNLSPREFLSADYSFLNRELARHYGIEGIEGDHFRQISLTGTPRGGLMGQGSFLMASANGVDTSPVVRGIYVLENVLGYTPPPPPDDVPEIEPDTRGATTIRDQLVKHREMPTCAQCHNKIDPPGFALENFDAIGGWRTHYTRSAAIDPSGQLPNGETFQSFVEFRKLMAKRHAEFTRCLTEKLLTYAIGRELGITDRPGIDAIVRDVQEKNKGLRDLITLVVLSDPFKSN; encoded by the coding sequence ATGAAACGGATTTTGATGGTCATTGTCTCCACCCTATTCGCCCATTCTGTCTGGGCAGAACTGCCCAGGGCATTTCTCACACAATATTGTGTCAAATGTCACGGTTCAAGCGTGCAAAAAGCCGATCGACGCTTTGATCAGTTTTCCGAGACAATTGCCGATTTCAAAGAATTAGAACTCTGGCAGGATATTGTCGATCAGCTCAACCTGCAGTTGATGCCACCAAAGCGCCAGATGCAGCCGGGTAAAGATGAGGTACTCGCCACTGTTCAGGTGATTACAGCATCAATTGCTGAAGCGCGTATGCGATTGTCGGGCAAAGGACAGCACACACCTTTGAGGCGGCTCAACGCCTGGGAATATCGCCAGACACTCGGCGATTTACTCGGTCTGAATATGGAGGCCTGGGATCCAACGGAAGATTTTCCGCCCGAAGTGAAGGTCAAGGGCTTTGATAACAATGCTGCCGGGCTTGTCACGTCGGGCATGTTGCTCGATCACTATTTGCGTGTTGCTGAAGAAGCCGTCACACGTGCCACGCATTTTGAAGCCAAACCCGAAGCCCAAAATTACGTGCAAGAATCACCCTTCTATTTTACAAACAAACAGGCCAATTCCTTGTCCTTGCCCAAGGTTTTTAGAGAGGATCGCTTTCGGTTTGTATCCGATACGGGATACGATGATCTCACTGGACGTCACTACCGCGGTGGTCATATTGGCTTTTACCCGCTGGCGAATGGTGGCGCCCCTGTCAGTGGTACCTACACCATAAGGGTACAGGCGGCAGCAATTGATCGCAATCACCATTATGACAGAGAACTCAACGATTTTCCCACAGGCGACCCGCTTGTGCTGGAGTTAGCGGCTGTAGATCGCAAAGGCAGTGTAGTGAGCACGGGCAACATTTCTCGCGAATACACGCTTGCAACTGTTGAACTGACCCGTGAAGAGCCTCAGTGGTTTGAATGGGATGTCTATCTGGAAAAAGGATTTGAGCCTGAGGTTCGTTTCCGCAATGGAACGCTGGCAACCAAAGCCCTGGTTCGCAAACTTACTAAGGCAAAAAATCCAAAACCGGAAATCCTGCCCTTCGTGGATCAGAAAGCGGGAAATAAAAGAAATCACGCGCTGCTCAAGGTTTACCGCGGGCCTAAGCTAAGGATTTGGGAAATTCAGGTTAGTGGTCCTCAAGAGAAAGACTGGCCTCCACGCGGACATCAGTTGATGTATGGCGATCTAAAACCCGAGGATTTGGATCAGAAGCGTATTTCGGAGCGTTTGCGCGCATTTGCCACAACCGCTTTTCGCAGGCCCTTGCGGCCCGGAGAACTGGCACCATTTGAATCGCTTGCGCATGAAAAACTCCGCAATGGCATGGAGCCGTTGACCGCATTACAACTGGGTTTTCAGACCATTCTCAGTTCGCCAGCTTTTCTGTTTTTGCATGAAGGCGAGGGCGCTCTGGACGATTATTCTCTGGCTGCCCGGTTATCCTATTTTTTATGGTCTTCTGTGCCAGATGATGAACTGATAGCACTTGCTCAAAAGAAAAAACTAAGCGACCCGGCCACGCTCAGTAAGCAGATCCATCGCATGCTCAAAGACACAAAATCGCACCGCTTTGTTAAAAATTTCATTCGCGTATGGCTCCACTATGACAACATTGGTGAGATGCCACCGTCCCCGGATTTTAGAGTCTATTTTCGCGACAATCTCGGCCCTGCTATGGTGACTGAAACAGAGACGTTTTTTCGGCACGTACTCGACAACAATCTCTCGCCCCGCGAATTTCTTTCTGCTGATTATTCCTTTCTCAATCGGGAACTCGCCCGGCATTATGGGATAGAAGGTATTGAAGGCGATCATTTCCGCCAGATTTCGCTCACCGGGACACCACGCGGTGGTTTGATGGGCCAGGGCAGTTTCCTCATGGCTTCAGCCAATGGCGTAGATACTTCGCCCGTGGTGCGCGGGATTTATGTGCTGGAAAATGTGCTGGGATACACACCGCCGCCACCGCCAGACGATGTGCCCGAAATTGAGCCAGACACGCGCGGCGCAACGACTATCAGAGATCAACTGGTCAAGCACCGCGAGATGCCTACCTGCGCCCAATGCCATAACAAAATCGATCCCCCTGGTTTTGCGCTGGAAAACTTTGATGCGATCGGCGGTTGGCGAACCCACTATACCAGAAGCGCAGCGATTGACCCTTCGGGACAATTGCCGAATGGCGAGACCTTTCAATCCTTCGTCGAATTTCGCAAGTTAATGGCAAAGCGTCACGCAGAATTCACGCGTTGTCTGACAGAAAAATTGCTGACCTATGCGATTGGTCGCGAGTTGGGAATTACTGAT
- a CDS encoding DUF1552 domain-containing protein, which translates to MNVISELLQARVNRRHFLQGAGVALSLPFLESSMVYGAANPRRLVCVGNHLGFWPGGFFPEQSGKDYETSLTLKYIDSHRNDFTIFSNLDHGTGGGHSGVHVFLSSIRKEEAAGFPEKNMTLDQVAAEHVGSTTRFPSITAGLGGGTDMVWTRSGVNVAPINNPARIFQALFVQNDEAMRNAEHRTLSNRGSVLDALLASAKTLDGQLNAADRGKLDQYLTSVRDVERRLQMSREWLDKPKPESPIEPVEDLERMQIEEMPLFYDLLTLALQTDSTRVITFEIPMGFKTSELNLGGYHGLSHHGKDEGRLKDLQIVEKYLLTQFGRFLDRLKEAKVFDDTLVVLGSGMGDGSRHSNRNLPVILAGGGLKHQGHLVCPAEAHKRIPLSNLWLSALQWFGVERDSFGKSTGTFSAMEIS; encoded by the coding sequence ATGAACGTCATTTCTGAACTTTTACAAGCAAGAGTTAATCGCCGACACTTCTTACAGGGTGCAGGCGTGGCACTATCTTTGCCCTTCTTAGAAAGCAGCATGGTGTACGGTGCGGCAAATCCGAGACGTCTGGTCTGCGTGGGCAATCATCTGGGATTTTGGCCGGGCGGATTTTTCCCCGAGCAGTCCGGCAAGGACTATGAGACGAGCCTGACGCTGAAGTATATCGATTCACACCGAAATGATTTTACTATCTTTTCAAATCTCGATCACGGTACGGGCGGTGGACACTCCGGCGTACATGTATTTCTGAGCAGCATACGCAAGGAAGAAGCCGCAGGTTTTCCCGAAAAGAATATGACTCTGGACCAGGTAGCGGCTGAGCATGTAGGCAGTACAACGCGCTTTCCCTCAATTACTGCAGGACTGGGCGGGGGGACAGACATGGTATGGACGCGATCTGGCGTAAATGTGGCACCGATTAACAATCCCGCCCGCATTTTTCAGGCTTTGTTTGTACAGAATGATGAGGCTATGCGAAACGCAGAGCATCGTACGCTATCAAATCGGGGCAGTGTGCTCGACGCCTTACTCGCGTCGGCAAAAACACTCGATGGACAGTTGAATGCGGCGGACCGCGGTAAGCTCGATCAATACCTGACTTCGGTGCGCGATGTCGAGCGTCGTTTGCAAATGTCGCGCGAATGGCTCGACAAACCCAAGCCAGAATCTCCAATCGAACCCGTGGAAGACCTCGAACGGATGCAAATTGAGGAAATGCCGCTTTTTTATGATCTGCTAACACTGGCATTACAGACAGACTCGACACGGGTCATAACCTTTGAAATCCCCATGGGCTTTAAGACATCCGAACTCAACCTTGGCGGATATCACGGCCTTTCGCATCACGGCAAGGACGAGGGGCGATTGAAAGACCTGCAGATTGTGGAAAAATATTTGTTGACTCAGTTTGGTCGGTTTCTGGATCGCCTCAAAGAAGCAAAGGTGTTTGACGACACGCTGGTCGTCCTGGGAAGTGGCATGGGCGATGGCTCCAGGCATTCCAACAGGAATTTGCCGGTGATTCTCGCTGGAGGCGGTTTGAAACATCAGGGGCATCTCGTGTGTCCTGCTGAAGCACACAAGCGGATCCCACTGTCAAATCTCTGGCTCTCCGCCTTGCAGTGGTTTGGTGTAGAACGAGATAGCTTTGGCAAAAGCACAGGGACCTTTTCTGCGATGGAGATTTCATGA
- a CDS encoding aldo/keto reductase translates to MKRRALGNTGVNVSELGLGTAFMSGQGQQGVNECIALAVDREINYFDTAAAYGKGKDERMLGEALRGRREKVFLATKVGGVEDPGGHRKVNALMRQFEESLGRLQTDYVDLIQLHEADQRKWWSDDPVPKEIAISHGGPLIIDEEEYDFPAAPCLEFLRIAKKQGKARFIGITGKDARRLARLVSATELDSMMVAHQYNPIYRNAARFLLPLTEEEGVGVVGGAMFMKGWLAVAKSDWRDHLPEWMDESFHRAYCKYLDIQASSGLELPELTLRWLLPEQRLKCIVTGFKNPHEIESNIDAIERGPLPANLQSKIDAIGIIHPLLYQGRTTI, encoded by the coding sequence ATGAAGCGTCGAGCACTTGGAAATACGGGAGTGAATGTCAGCGAACTTGGCCTGGGCACAGCTTTTATGTCTGGCCAGGGCCAACAGGGCGTAAACGAATGTATTGCCCTGGCAGTTGACCGGGAGATCAATTACTTCGATACGGCTGCCGCCTATGGCAAAGGCAAAGATGAGCGTATGTTAGGTGAGGCATTGCGTGGTCGCCGGGAAAAGGTATTCTTGGCGACCAAGGTAGGTGGTGTAGAAGATCCGGGAGGACACCGCAAAGTCAATGCTCTCATGCGACAATTTGAAGAGAGTCTGGGCAGACTTCAGACCGACTATGTGGATCTGATCCAGCTACATGAGGCAGATCAGCGGAAGTGGTGGTCAGATGATCCTGTGCCTAAAGAGATTGCCATATCCCACGGAGGACCGCTGATCATAGACGAGGAAGAGTATGACTTTCCGGCGGCACCTTGTTTGGAGTTTCTTCGCATTGCAAAGAAACAAGGCAAGGCACGCTTCATCGGCATCACTGGTAAAGATGCACGACGCCTTGCTCGGCTGGTCAGCGCCACTGAACTGGACTCAATGATGGTCGCACACCAATACAATCCGATTTATCGCAACGCTGCTCGCTTTCTGCTTCCCCTTACCGAAGAAGAGGGCGTAGGAGTGGTTGGTGGTGCGATGTTTATGAAGGGCTGGCTTGCCGTTGCCAAGTCAGACTGGCGTGACCATCTTCCCGAATGGATGGATGAAAGTTTCCACCGCGCGTATTGCAAATACCTGGACATCCAGGCATCATCGGGCCTGGAGTTGCCGGAACTCACCCTGCGCTGGCTACTGCCTGAGCAGCGTCTCAAATGTATCGTAACTGGCTTCAAAAATCCGCATGAAATCGAATCGAATATCGACGCCATTGAGCGTGGTCCCCTCCCCGCCAATCTCCAGTCTAAGATTGACGCGATAGGGATCATACATCCATTACTGTATCAGGGAAGAACGACAATCTGA
- a CDS encoding alpha/beta hydrolase, with protein MRSRKNAEKIGEDTLPEPIFTLLRRTYAFKKTTDCDIHLDVYSSEAMAEISPTVVWIHGGALIMGSRENGQGHAARYVDAGYKVISIDYRLAPETKLPEIIADVRDAFGWIRLNADELGVDPARIGAVGHSAGGYLTLMSGTFDSKPKALVSFYGYGDLIGSWYSKPSPFYLKQRHIGREEAMEQIEPRAISEGRRPGTFYLYTRQQGIWPIEVSGVDPAKDPAFFTPYCPDQNIDANYPPTLLLHGTDDTDVPYELSVRMQNRLKEAGVDHEMVTIESGGHGFDGRWWDPQVKAAFARVLEFLDNHLN; from the coding sequence GTGAGATCACGAAAGAACGCAGAAAAAATTGGAGAGGATACTTTGCCGGAACCCATTTTTACACTCCTGCGCCGAACCTACGCCTTCAAGAAGACGACAGACTGCGATATTCATCTCGACGTATATTCGTCAGAAGCGATGGCCGAAATATCCCCCACCGTAGTGTGGATTCATGGTGGTGCACTCATAATGGGCAGTCGAGAAAACGGTCAAGGCCATGCGGCTCGCTACGTGGATGCGGGATACAAAGTCATCTCGATCGACTACCGGCTCGCCCCTGAGACCAAACTACCGGAGATCATAGCAGACGTCCGCGATGCGTTTGGGTGGATTCGGTTGAACGCAGATGAACTCGGTGTCGATCCTGCGCGAATTGGCGCGGTCGGACATTCGGCAGGCGGTTACCTGACGTTGATGTCCGGCACGTTCGATTCAAAGCCCAAGGCTCTGGTGTCCTTCTATGGATATGGAGACCTGATCGGTTCGTGGTATTCAAAACCGTCCCCGTTCTACCTGAAGCAGCGACATATCGGGCGCGAAGAGGCGATGGAGCAGATCGAGCCGAGAGCGATTTCGGAAGGCAGACGTCCAGGCACGTTCTATCTGTACACGCGGCAGCAGGGCATCTGGCCGATCGAAGTCAGCGGCGTCGATCCTGCGAAGGATCCCGCGTTTTTCACCCCCTACTGTCCAGATCAAAACATCGACGCGAACTATCCGCCAACGCTGCTGCTACACGGGACAGACGATACCGACGTTCCATACGAACTGTCTGTGCGTATGCAGAACCGCCTGAAGGAGGCCGGTGTGGACCACGAGATGGTCACGATCGAGAGCGGCGGCCACGGATTCGACGGACGCTGGTGGGACCCTCAAGTGAAAGCCGCCTTTGCGAGAGTATTGGAATTCCTGGACAACCACTTGAATTGA
- a CDS encoding FtsX-like permease family protein — translation MFKSYLTIAIRSSLRQRFHAAINVLGLAIGMTCVILIAMYIRWELGFNTQFPNTENLYRVIRSTMGNENQLLYTTRTSGALAGVLRNEYPEVLDVTRLLRREVFVSSGDKVLSQIFCLADDNVLDTFPHVFARSDAATLVRSPGSLVISQTLAEKLFEDRNPIGQTLRIEETGLSADYRICGVFFKPKNSTIQFDLLATQSSAARIHHHWANWRARGYCFIETFVRAREGVAIAAFEKNIQRIFTQYMDKEVAARNAYHLQPFNKIYLYSSQMYNIRRPGGGLTFDYGDINRLYFAGLISSFLLVIACFNFVNLSTGRATLRAKEIGVRKVVGAHPNNLVAQFLTESILISIIALLLAFCFSRFLFGTFSNLLQVQMEILFDTAFLAISFSAAIFIGLLSGLYPAFVLSTFKPISVLKSETTSASSGFFRQTLVVFQFTVSIVFISLTLVIADQMKLIAEKDLGYRREGIISLPIFNMANKSSQWGNFGGELKLQNDRVKTRFLEHPNVLDASVSRFTVVARTRQAFRFPETTLPDQQLRFMGIDDRFLRLFDIPILEGRTFPPTFIDQWDENKEMEFIVSKSLVKKMNWKEPIGKIVEWPFYNKRGPIVGVVDDIHFGSLHDQTEPIIFVPGLWNPKHLYVRVNLENLPETIAFLEEAWATFLPDHPFQYTFVDEEIALWYQGEVRQQKLVVVFSALAVIIASFGLLGLVSFSVARRTKEIGIRKVLGASSYHLLTLLTKEYIVLILIANFVAWPIGFYMAQTWLASFAYRVDLGVGTFALAGFVALVIALITVFLHTLKAVQADPVETLRTE, via the coding sequence ATGTTTAAGAGTTATTTGACGATTGCTATTCGCAGTTCGTTGCGTCAGCGATTTCATGCGGCGATTAATGTTTTGGGGCTTGCAATTGGTATGACGTGTGTCATTCTCATTGCAATGTACATTCGTTGGGAACTCGGTTTTAATACACAATTTCCAAATACGGAAAATTTATATCGGGTAATTCGCTCAACGATGGGCAACGAAAATCAACTGCTTTACACAACCCGTACTTCTGGTGCATTAGCTGGCGTTTTGCGGAATGAATACCCGGAGGTATTGGATGTCACCCGATTGTTGCGTCGAGAGGTTTTCGTGAGTTCGGGAGACAAAGTACTTTCTCAGATTTTTTGTCTGGCTGATGACAACGTATTGGATACATTTCCACATGTTTTTGCGAGGAGTGATGCAGCAACCCTGGTGCGTTCGCCAGGTTCTTTAGTGATTTCTCAAACATTGGCGGAGAAACTCTTTGAAGATCGTAATCCGATTGGTCAAACCCTAAGAATTGAAGAAACAGGCTTGAGTGCTGATTATCGTATTTGCGGTGTATTTTTTAAACCCAAAAACAGCACAATTCAATTTGATCTCCTGGCTACGCAGTCATCTGCTGCTCGGATTCATCATCATTGGGCAAATTGGCGTGCCAGAGGGTACTGTTTTATAGAAACATTTGTGCGCGCGCGTGAAGGTGTGGCTATTGCAGCTTTTGAAAAAAACATTCAGCGTATTTTCACGCAGTATATGGATAAAGAGGTTGCTGCGAGAAACGCATATCATCTTCAGCCTTTTAATAAAATCTATCTCTATTCGTCTCAAATGTACAATATTCGTCGCCCCGGCGGTGGATTGACTTTTGATTATGGAGACATCAACCGTTTGTATTTTGCGGGGTTGATCAGCAGCTTTTTATTGGTCATTGCCTGTTTTAATTTTGTCAATCTCTCGACGGGACGGGCAACACTTCGGGCAAAAGAAATAGGGGTTCGAAAGGTTGTTGGTGCACACCCAAACAATCTTGTTGCTCAGTTTCTTACTGAGTCGATTCTGATCTCTATAATTGCTTTGCTCCTGGCATTTTGTTTTTCTCGTTTTTTGTTTGGCACTTTCAGTAATTTGCTTCAGGTACAAATGGAAATTCTTTTTGATACAGCATTTTTGGCCATATCCTTTTCTGCTGCTATCTTCATCGGGTTGCTTTCAGGGTTGTATCCTGCTTTTGTACTATCAACATTTAAGCCCATTTCTGTACTGAAAAGTGAAACGACATCTGCGAGTAGTGGTTTCTTTCGTCAGACATTGGTTGTTTTTCAATTTACGGTATCTATCGTCTTCATTTCTTTGACCCTTGTCATTGCTGATCAAATGAAATTAATAGCAGAAAAAGACCTGGGGTATCGTCGTGAAGGGATCATCAGTTTGCCGATTTTTAATATGGCAAATAAATCAAGCCAATGGGGAAATTTTGGTGGCGAGCTTAAACTTCAAAACGACCGGGTGAAGACACGGTTTCTCGAACACCCCAATGTGTTGGATGCAAGTGTGTCCCGGTTTACTGTTGTTGCCCGCACCCGACAGGCTTTTCGTTTTCCTGAAACCACGCTACCTGATCAGCAACTTCGGTTTATGGGCATCGACGATCGGTTTTTGAGGTTATTTGATATTCCGATACTTGAAGGTCGAACGTTCCCGCCTACGTTTATTGACCAGTGGGACGAAAATAAGGAAATGGAGTTTATTGTTTCCAAATCTCTTGTAAAAAAAATGAACTGGAAAGAACCCATTGGAAAAATAGTGGAATGGCCTTTTTACAATAAAAGAGGACCTATTGTGGGTGTTGTTGATGACATCCACTTTGGTTCGTTACACGATCAAACTGAGCCTATTATATTTGTACCTGGACTGTGGAATCCCAAGCATCTTTATGTGCGTGTTAATCTGGAAAACTTGCCTGAGACCATTGCCTTTCTCGAAGAGGCGTGGGCAACATTTTTGCCTGATCACCCGTTTCAATATACCTTTGTAGATGAGGAAATAGCCCTCTGGTATCAAGGCGAAGTGAGGCAGCAGAAATTGGTGGTTGTTTTTTCTGCGCTTGCGGTAATCATCGCCTCATTTGGTTTGCTGGGGTTGGTATCTTTTTCGGTTGCGCGTCGCACGAAAGAAATTGGCATTCGGAAGGTATTGGGGGCAAGTTCATACCACCTTTTGACGCTTTTGACCAAAGAGTATATTGTTCTAATTTTGATTGCAAATTTTGTGGCCTGGCCTATTGGGTTTTATATGGCGCAAACGTGGCTTGCTTCATTTGCGTATCGGGTTGATTTGGGTGTGGGCACATTTGCTTTGGCGGGTTTTGTGGCGTTGGTGATTGCGTTGATTACTGTTTTTTTACATACACTTAAAGCGGTACAGGCCGATCCTGTAGAGACGTTAAGGACGGAGTGA
- a CDS encoding HAD-IA family hydrolase: protein MTNVILTDLDGVIRIWSPEIHREAERATGLPEGSIPRAAFSDDLLPLVITGQISDDEWRRRIADLLSKDFPEANAERAVELWSASPGEVNSEVLGILRACRKKAQLVLISNATSRLPSDLQRLGIAGGFDYIINSSEVGFTKPDPNIYFAALATVGATPNQALFIDDNAGHVAAATRLGIDGHTYAGADDLRQKLNHLRFLP from the coding sequence ATGACAAATGTAATTTTGACAGACCTTGATGGGGTAATTCGGATCTGGTCCCCTGAAATACATCGGGAGGCGGAACGCGCAACCGGACTTCCCGAAGGATCCATCCCCAGAGCAGCGTTCTCAGATGACTTGCTCCCTCTGGTGATCACAGGACAAATCTCTGACGATGAGTGGCGGCGGAGAATTGCGGATCTGCTCAGCAAGGACTTCCCGGAAGCCAACGCGGAGCGCGCGGTTGAACTCTGGTCCGCATCGCCAGGAGAAGTCAATTCGGAGGTCCTGGGGATCTTGCGGGCTTGTCGAAAGAAGGCTCAGTTAGTCCTCATCAGCAATGCGACATCGAGATTACCATCAGACCTTCAGCGACTGGGCATCGCCGGGGGTTTCGACTACATCATCAACTCCTCAGAGGTCGGGTTTACAAAACCCGATCCCAACATATACTTCGCAGCCCTGGCTACCGTGGGCGCAACTCCGAACCAGGCTCTGTTCATAGACGACAACGCCGGGCATGTGGCAGCAGCGACCAGATTGGGTATAGACGGACACACCTATGCTGGAGCCGACGATCTTCGGCAGAAGCTGAATCATCTGAGGTTTCTTCCGTAA